A stretch of the Candidatus Gracilibacteria bacterium genome encodes the following:
- a CDS encoding phosphatase PAP2 family protein — translation MQEINRALFQYLNNFSSNEIIALISPIFADLPIFFIPIFLVGYWIYFSYFEKNQEKKCNLIYIFYGCVIAIVIAIIIQSFIHLERPETAITNSGRLLLSHIPDASFPSDHAGVSVAFLTGILLAGFRRVFWIYLPFVILMLLSRVVAGVHWPFDIVAGTVVGIISAYIALRYLPKIKFVKNLNSLIMNLLSKIYL, via the coding sequence ATGCAAGAAATTAACAGAGCTCTGTTTCAGTATTTAAATAATTTTTCGAGCAATGAGATTATAGCTCTCATCAGTCCTATATTCGCAGATCTTCCCATATTTTTTATCCCAATATTTTTGGTTTGATACTGGATATATTTCAGCTACTTTGAAAAAAATCAAGAGAAAAAATGTAATCTTATATATATATTCTATTGATGTGTAATAGCTATAGTAATAGCAATCATCATACAATCATTTATACATCTTGAGAGACCAGAAACGGCAATAACGAATTCTGGAAGACTTTTATTATCACATATACCGGATGCGAGTTTCCCATCTGATCATGCCGGAGTCAGTGTAGCATTTCTAACTTGAATACTGCTTGCAGGGTTTAGAAGAGTATTTTGGATATACCTTCCATTTGTAATTTTGATGCTCTTGTCACGAGTAGTTGCAGGAGTGCATTGGCCATTTGATATAGTAGCATGAACCGTAGTATGAATTATTTCAGCATATATTGCACTCAGATACCTCCCAAAAATAAAATTTGTAAAAAATCTAAATTCTCTGATAATGAATCTATTATCTAAAATATATTTATAA